One Scylla paramamosain isolate STU-SP2022 chromosome 7, ASM3559412v1, whole genome shotgun sequence DNA window includes the following coding sequences:
- the LOC135102274 gene encoding DNA polymerase alpha subunit B-like isoform X2 — MEGTCFDRGVTDLPCGICHFRKAPKQTLTPKNEKPNGKVRSISAQFHSATLSPTVASPSLKYSSRTNSGTVVVQYGAPDNTTWTANPDFHPEVKLVGCFDEPPLTKAYNFMYERPGTTGEVLSDMTLSLAEEMQDIMLKKGKQGEEEEEEYSSVNTMTSEAISTVGRVCCDCSSHLNAASVLVEGCMEDNKSSVVQLDLSQVKGFSLFPGQIMGIRGSNPTGNKLLAQELVDGKLPPEPTSPITISTSTGPVQLVVASGPFTTSSNLLYEPLTDFLTAVRNNPPHVLVLLGPFLDAGHPLVVGNDLGETHDAVFNRCLRIISTTLESTPTQVILVPSSRDVCSPMVYPTPPYDVAGNFTCVSDPALVNIEGVVVALTATDVLFHLGKEEISSASQDRLVRLTRHILKQRSLYPLYPPHESMCVVMEQLENYVHLPYKPHLLVIPSDLRYFAKEVEGCVVVNPEHLAKGLIGGTYARIELHPPSNDKRMVNSINVNVLKV; from the exons ATGGAGGGCACGTGTTTCGACAGAGGAGTCACCGATTTGCCCTGCGGCATCTGTCATTTCCGAAAG GCTCCCAAGCAAACGTTAACACCCAAAAACGAGAAGCCCAATGGTAAAGTTCGCTCCATCTCCGCCCAATTCCACTCTGCCACTCTTTCTCCTACTGTGGCCAGCCCATCATTGAAATATTCCAGCCGCACCAATTCTGGTACTGTGGTTGTCCAGTATGGTGCCCCTGACAACACCACATGGACTGCCAATCCAGACTTCCATCCAGAG GTGAAGTTGGTTGGATGTTTTGATGAGCCACCACTGACCAAAGCTTACAACTTCATGTATGAGAGGCCAGGTACAACTGGAGAGGTGTTGAGTGACATGACACTCAGCTTGGCTGAGGAGATGCAGGATATCATGCTGAAGAAAGGCaagcaaggagaggaggaggaagaagagtactCAAGTGTTAACACAATGACCAGT GAGGCAATATCTACTGTAGGAAGAGTATGCTGTGACTGCAGTAGTCACCTAAATGCTGCCTCAGTACTGGTGGAGGGATGTATGGAGGACAACAAGAGCAGCGTGGTCCAGTTAGATCTTTCCCAAGTGAAGGGTTTTTCCCTGTTCCCAGGGCAG ATTATGGGCATAAGAGGATCAAATCCAACAGGTAACaaactgcttgctcaagaactgGTGGATGGCAAGCTCCCTCCAGAGCCTACCTCTCCAATCACAATATCCACCAGCACAG GTCCAGTTCAGCTAGTAGTGGCAAGTGGACCTTTTACCACAAGCAGCAACTTGCTCTACGAACCTCTCACCGACTTCTTGACTGCTGTGCGCAACAACCCACCTCATGTACTTGTCCTGTTGGGTCCGTTTCTTGATGCTGGCCACCCACTTGTGGTTGGTAATGATTTAGGAGAAACCCATGATGCTGTGTTCAACCGTTGTCTTCGCATCATTTCCACCACGCTAGAGAG tacaccTACTCAGGTCATTCTGGTGCCATCAAGCAGAGATGTGTGTTCTCCAATGGTGTATCCTACACCACCTTATGATGTGGCAGGTAACTTTACCTGTGTGAGTGATCCAGCACTTGTGAACATTGAGGGTGTTGTTGTAGCTCTCACAGCAACGGATGTTCTATTCCATCTTGGCAAGGAAGAAATCTCCTC AGCATCTCAGGATCGTCTGGTAAGGCTTACTCGTCACATTTTGAAGCAGCGCAGCCTGTATCCCTTGTATCCACCCCATGAGAGCATGTGTGTGGTCATGGAGCAACTGGAAAACTATGTGCACTTGCCATACAAACCCCATCTCCTTGTGATTCCATCAGATCTTCGCTATTTTGCTAAG GAAGTGGAAGGCTGTGTTGTAGTAAACCCAGAGCATCTAGCAAAAGGTCTCATTGGAGGAACCTATGCAAGAATAGAACTGCATCCTCCTTCCAACGATAAAAGAATGGTAAACTCCATTAATGTAAATGTTCTAAAAGTTTAA